Proteins encoded by one window of Marinitoga litoralis:
- a CDS encoding 8-oxoguanine deaminase, whose amino-acid sequence MKKLFKNISYLATFDNNDTELENAYIYIEDNVIKDIGTGSPDIEADEIHDCKDMLIMPGFVNTHHHLYQSLTRNVKGAQNAKLFDWLVFLYERWKFIDREGFYISSIIANYEMMKTGVTTTTDHLYLYPYGLNEAIDAEIEGAIRTGIRFHPTRGSMSMSKKDGGLPPDSVVQTEKEIIKESIRVIEKYHNPEKYSMLRIALAPCSPFSVTPELMKETVKIAEEYDVLLHTHVAETLDEDEYCLEKFGKKPVDYMEELGWLNPRAWFAHLVWLSDSDIEKLAKNDVGMAHCPSSNMRLGSGIAPVTKMKDKIRIGIAVDGSASNDTNNMIAEIRNALLLQRVKYGADALTVKEALRMGTMGGARVLRMDDYIGSIEIGKAADFIGFNLNRLEFAGGLDDPLGAVLMCDGKQVDLNVINGEIRVKDGEILDDELPKLIEKHNEISKRVINSI is encoded by the coding sequence ATGAAAAAACTATTTAAAAACATCTCTTATCTAGCCACATTTGATAATAATGATACAGAACTCGAAAATGCATATATTTATATAGAAGATAATGTTATTAAAGATATTGGTACCGGGAGTCCAGATATAGAAGCAGATGAAATTCATGATTGTAAAGATATGCTCATAATGCCTGGCTTTGTTAATACTCACCATCATTTATACCAATCATTAACAAGAAATGTTAAAGGTGCACAAAATGCAAAATTATTTGATTGGCTAGTATTTCTATATGAAAGATGGAAGTTTATTGATAGAGAAGGATTTTATATTAGTTCTATTATTGCTAATTATGAAATGATGAAAACAGGAGTTACCACTACTACAGATCATCTATACTTATATCCATATGGATTAAATGAAGCAATAGATGCAGAAATTGAAGGTGCTATACGTACTGGAATAAGATTTCACCCTACACGCGGAAGCATGTCTATGAGTAAAAAAGATGGCGGTCTTCCTCCCGATAGCGTTGTTCAAACAGAAAAAGAAATAATCAAAGAAAGCATTAGAGTTATAGAAAAATATCATAATCCAGAAAAATATTCAATGCTCAGAATTGCACTCGCTCCTTGTTCGCCATTTTCTGTTACTCCAGAATTAATGAAAGAAACTGTAAAAATAGCTGAAGAATATGATGTGTTATTACACACCCATGTAGCTGAAACATTAGATGAAGATGAGTATTGTTTAGAAAAATTCGGTAAAAAACCTGTTGATTATATGGAAGAATTAGGTTGGCTTAATCCTAGAGCATGGTTTGCACATCTTGTTTGGTTAAGCGATTCTGATATAGAAAAACTCGCAAAAAATGATGTGGGTATGGCACATTGTCCATCATCAAATATGAGATTAGGTTCTGGAATTGCGCCCGTAACAAAAATGAAAGATAAGATAAGAATAGGTATTGCCGTAGATGGTAGTGCAAGTAATGATACTAATAATATGATTGCAGAAATTAGGAATGCATTATTATTACAAAGAGTAAAATACGGTGCAGATGCATTAACTGTAAAAGAAGCATTGAGAATGGGAACAATGGGTGGAGCTAGAGTTTTAAGAATGGATGATTACATTGGAAGCATAGAAATTGGAAAAGCTGCTGATTTTATTGGTTTTAATTTAAATAGATTAGAATTTGCTGGGGGACTCGATGATCCACTTGGAGCTGTTTTAATGTGTGATGGAAAACAAGTTGATTTAAATGTTATTAATGGGGAAATAAGAGTTAAAGACGGGGAAATATTAGATGATGAATTACCAAAATTAATTGAAAAACATAATGAAATTTCAAAAAGAGTTATAAACAGTATTTAA
- a CDS encoding PLP-dependent cysteine synthase family protein, which yields MLHPEKIDPEIRKRAIEMKKKDPLHPINLFNISWKDENNEIRHFVLPKELTGVKANIIVLYAKDFPSGSHKVGATYSVLMEKTIRNEVDLEKHTLVWPSTGNYGIGGAFVSSRMNYKSLVILPEEMSQERFDIIRKYGSDVIPTPGCESNVKEIYDKCNELKKNDPEHIRVLNQFEEFANYRFHYYVTGNTMIETVKRYHIGNERIAAIVLGVGSAGTIASGDRVKQEFPEAKVVAMEPVQCPTIALNGYGGHDIQGIGDKHVTWIHNVMNNDAVVLVDDVDSKKMLQVLYEEEGRKFLKEFVNPDMVDYISDKFGISGIANVIGAIKMAKFYNLNEDDNIFVVATDNIDRYHSVMKQMAETYGKLDRAEAKSRVERIFLYQETSGIFEGDKYNRERWHNLKYYTWVEQQGKTVEELDAQKDQSYWIKHQEKVHETNKLLEEYRQEHIDELRKVWFDE from the coding sequence ATGTTACATCCAGAAAAAATTGATCCAGAAATTAGAAAAAGAGCTATTGAAATGAAAAAGAAAGATCCACTCCATCCGATAAATTTATTTAACATATCCTGGAAGGATGAAAACAATGAAATCAGACATTTTGTTTTACCAAAAGAACTAACAGGTGTAAAAGCAAACATTATAGTTTTATATGCAAAGGATTTTCCTTCTGGAAGTCACAAAGTAGGAGCAACATATTCTGTTTTAATGGAAAAAACAATTAGAAACGAGGTAGATCTTGAAAAACATACTCTAGTTTGGCCTTCAACTGGAAATTATGGTATTGGTGGTGCATTTGTTAGTTCAAGAATGAATTATAAGTCTTTAGTTATATTACCTGAAGAAATGAGTCAAGAAAGATTTGATATTATTAGAAAATATGGTTCTGATGTAATACCTACACCTGGATGTGAATCAAATGTTAAAGAAATATACGACAAATGTAATGAATTAAAGAAAAATGATCCTGAACATATTAGAGTTCTAAACCAATTTGAAGAATTTGCAAATTATAGATTCCATTATTATGTAACTGGAAATACAATGATAGAAACCGTTAAAAGATATCATATTGGTAATGAGAGAATTGCTGCTATTGTATTAGGAGTAGGTTCAGCTGGTACAATCGCAAGTGGAGATAGAGTTAAACAAGAATTCCCAGAAGCTAAGGTTGTTGCAATGGAACCTGTACAATGTCCAACTATTGCATTAAACGGTTATGGCGGACATGATATTCAAGGTATTGGTGATAAGCATGTTACTTGGATTCATAATGTAATGAATAATGATGCTGTTGTATTAGTTGATGATGTAGATAGTAAAAAAATGCTTCAAGTATTATATGAAGAAGAAGGAAGAAAATTCTTAAAAGAATTTGTAAATCCTGATATGGTTGATTATATTTCCGATAAATTTGGTATTTCTGGTATTGCTAATGTTATAGGAGCTATAAAAATGGCTAAATTCTATAATTTAAATGAAGACGATAACATATTTGTTGTAGCAACTGATAATATAGATAGATATCACTCAGTTATGAAACAAATGGCAGAAACATATGGTAAATTAGATAGGGCAGAAGCAAAATCAAGAGTTGAAAGAATATTCTTATATCAAGAAACATCAGGAATATTTGAAGGCGATAAATATAATAGAGAAAGATGGCATAATTTAAAGTATTACACATGGGTAGAGCAACAAGGTAAAACTGTAGAAGAATTAGATGCACAAAAAGACCAATCATATTGGATAAAACATCAAGAAAAAGTACATGAAACTAATAAGCTTTTAGAAGAATATAGACAAGAGCATATAGACGAATTAAGAAAGGTGTGGTTTGACGAATGA
- a CDS encoding xanthine dehydrogenase family protein molybdopterin-binding subunit: protein MKIIGKKTKRIEAKEKAYGESKYTPDLYFDRMLYAGVVYSNIAHGILKNIDISEAEKIPGIVKVATYKDVPGTNKFGVVTKDMWFLIPVGEKIRFEHDAIAVIAGETKEAVEEAISKVNFEVEELPAVLTIDEAIKDEIKVNNEDTNIAFHKKIRRGKVDEAFENADLVIEREFKTDYQEQAYLETQGAVAYYDGEIIKIYGSMQCPFYVQEDVSEILKIPFNKVDVIQMETGGGFGGKEDVPSYIASKAALLSYLTKRPVKLIYDREHDIKETSKRHPSKSYYKVAFKKDGTIIGLQSKTYLDMGAYSTLSPIVMYRTLTHSAGAYKVPNVHVDVYGVYTNKVPCGAFRGFGSPQVLFAIESIMDEAAEKLNIDPWEIRYINALEIGAETATGHKLEFSVGAKKTLENIKKLSNYEQLKKEVEEFNKNNTIKKRGLGWSHIIYGVSLGAGGQHLDASNSEVHVFPDGTINVMFGGTEIGQGSKTAISMIVSEILGQHLEKINVLQTDTFIVQDSGPTVASRTTVFSGNAAKDAAEKIKNNIIEFLCGKFDVKPEDIHINLGIYKIKDMEFTFDEIAKMCNDANVKLHESGWFKSPKLNFDMENGVGEAYVTYTYSTQLSLVEVDIYTGKVDVKKMWISHDIGKAINYDGVIGQIQGGAVQGMGHAIMEEIKQKDGKIITDNFNNYVIPTIKDIPEIVPDIVEEEFPYGPFGAKGIGEPSLMSAPPSIANAVSNAIKKRILKIPISMEDII from the coding sequence ATGAAAATAATTGGAAAAAAAACTAAAAGAATAGAAGCTAAAGAAAAAGCATATGGAGAATCTAAATATACACCAGATTTATATTTTGATAGAATGCTATATGCTGGTGTAGTTTATTCTAATATTGCTCATGGAATATTAAAAAACATAGATATATCTGAAGCTGAAAAAATACCAGGTATAGTTAAAGTTGCTACGTATAAGGATGTACCTGGAACTAATAAGTTTGGCGTAGTTACAAAAGATATGTGGTTTCTTATTCCAGTAGGAGAAAAGATTAGATTTGAACATGATGCAATAGCTGTGATAGCTGGAGAAACAAAAGAAGCTGTGGAAGAAGCTATTTCAAAGGTAAACTTTGAAGTAGAAGAACTACCGGCTGTATTAACTATTGATGAAGCTATAAAAGATGAAATAAAAGTAAATAATGAAGATACAAATATTGCTTTTCATAAAAAAATAAGAAGAGGAAAGGTAGATGAAGCTTTCGAAAATGCTGATTTGGTAATTGAAAGAGAATTTAAAACTGATTATCAAGAACAAGCATATCTTGAAACACAAGGTGCTGTTGCATATTATGATGGTGAAATAATAAAAATATATGGCTCTATGCAATGTCCATTCTATGTACAAGAAGATGTTTCAGAAATACTAAAAATACCATTTAATAAGGTTGATGTTATTCAAATGGAAACTGGCGGTGGATTCGGAGGAAAAGAAGACGTTCCTTCATACATTGCATCAAAAGCAGCATTATTATCTTATTTAACAAAAAGACCTGTTAAACTAATATATGATAGGGAGCATGATATTAAAGAAACAAGTAAAAGACATCCTTCAAAATCATATTACAAGGTAGCCTTTAAAAAAGATGGTACTATTATCGGATTACAAAGTAAAACATATTTAGATATGGGAGCTTATTCAACATTATCACCTATTGTTATGTATAGAACTTTAACTCATTCAGCAGGCGCATATAAGGTTCCTAATGTTCATGTTGATGTATATGGTGTATATACAAATAAAGTACCTTGTGGTGCTTTCAGAGGATTTGGATCTCCTCAAGTATTATTCGCAATAGAATCAATAATGGATGAAGCCGCTGAAAAATTAAATATTGACCCTTGGGAAATTAGGTATATAAATGCTTTAGAAATAGGCGCTGAAACAGCTACAGGTCATAAATTAGAATTTTCTGTAGGAGCTAAAAAAACACTTGAAAATATTAAAAAATTATCTAATTATGAACAGCTGAAAAAAGAAGTTGAAGAATTTAATAAAAATAATACTATTAAAAAAAGAGGTTTAGGTTGGTCTCATATTATATATGGAGTAAGTTTAGGAGCTGGCGGACAACACTTAGATGCTTCAAATTCCGAAGTCCATGTTTTTCCTGATGGTACAATAAACGTTATGTTTGGCGGAACAGAAATAGGTCAAGGATCAAAAACAGCAATATCAATGATTGTTTCAGAAATACTTGGACAACATTTAGAAAAAATAAATGTACTTCAAACTGACACTTTTATTGTTCAAGATAGTGGACCAACTGTTGCTTCTAGGACAACTGTTTTTAGCGGAAATGCAGCTAAAGATGCTGCTGAAAAAATAAAAAATAATATTATAGAGTTTTTATGTGGTAAATTTGATGTAAAACCTGAAGATATTCATATTAATTTAGGAATATATAAGATAAAAGATATGGAATTTACTTTTGACGAAATAGCAAAAATGTGTAATGATGCAAATGTGAAGTTACATGAATCTGGATGGTTTAAATCTCCAAAATTAAACTTTGATATGGAAAATGGTGTTGGAGAAGCTTATGTAACTTATACATATTCCACTCAATTATCATTAGTTGAAGTGGATATATATACTGGAAAAGTTGATGTTAAAAAAATGTGGATATCACATGATATCGGTAAAGCTATTAATTATGATGGCGTTATAGGACAAATTCAAGGTGGAGCTGTACAAGGAATGGGACATGCAATTATGGAAGAAATAAAACAAAAAGATGGAAAAATTATTACTGATAACTTTAACAATTATGTTATTCCTACTATTAAAGATATTCCTGAAATTGTTCCAGATATAGTAGAGGAAGAATTCCCATATGGTCCATTTGGCGCAAAAGGTATAGGAGAACCTTCATTAATGAGTGCTCCTCCTTCTATAGCAAATGCTGTTTCAAATGCTATTAAAAAAAGAATATTAAAAATTCCAATATCTATGGAAGATATAATATAA